AGCAACAACTTCGAGCTGGCCATCGCCGTCGCCGTGGCCGTGTTCACGATCTCGTCCGGCGAGGCCTTCGCCGCCGTGATCGGGCCGCTGGTCGAGGTGCCGGTCCTCATCAGCCTGGTCAATGTCGCCCTGGCCTTCCGACGGCGCTACTTCCCGGAGGCCTGCGCGGAGGCCTGTGCGACCGGAGGCGAGGTCGGATGAACCGCTACGAGTGCCACCCCAAGGGCCAACCCGCCCACGCGGTGTGCGCCTTGTGGTCCGTGACTGATGCGCCGGGCGCCGCAACCGGCGTCTTGCGCCAACGAATAGGAGATGACTCGATGGACGATGTGAAGAAGACGGTGCGTGACAACTACGGTGAGATTGCCCGGCGGGCAGCCGAGGGCTGCGACGAGGGCATCGTCACCCGCGCCGACCCCGAGGCCGTCGGCTACGCGGGCGAGGACCTGGAGGCCGTGCCCGAGGGGGCGAACATGGGCCTGGGCTGTGGCAACCCGACGGCCCTGGCCGACCTGAAGCCAGGCGAGACCGTGCTGGACCTGGGCTCCGGTGGGGGCTTCGACTGCTTCCTGTCCGCCAACGCCGTCGGCCCCGAGGGCCACGTCATCGGCGTGGACATGACCGAGGACATGATCGCCGCCGCCCGCGCCAACGCCGAGAGGGGCGGCTATGCCAACGTGGAGTTCCGGCTCGGCGAGATCGAGGACCTGCCCGTCGCGGACGGATCGGTGGACGTGGTCATCAGCAACTGCGTCATCAACCTCGTGCCCGACAAGGCCCGCGCCTTCGCCGAGGCGTTCCGGGTGCTGAAGCCCGGCGGGCGGCTGCATGTGTCCGACATCGTCCTCGACGGCGAGGCTCCGGCTGATCTGCTCGCCAGCGTCGCGGCGTATGTGAACTGCGTGGCCGGGGCCATCAGCAAGA
The window above is part of the bacterium genome. Proteins encoded here:
- the arsM gene encoding arsenite methyltransferase produces the protein MDDVKKTVRDNYGEIARRAAEGCDEGIVTRADPEAVGYAGEDLEAVPEGANMGLGCGNPTALADLKPGETVLDLGSGGGFDCFLSANAVGPEGHVIGVDMTEDMIAAARANAERGGYANVEFRLGEIEDLPVADGSVDVVISNCVINLVPDKARAFAEAFRVLKPGGRLHVSDIVLDGEAPADLLASVAAYVNCVAGAISKTEYLGAMAAAGLTDVTVHVERDARELLNGCCVPGDDEGGGCCCACDDMPEMPEVPEGLVKSITVSARKPR